Proteins found in one Macrobrachium nipponense isolate FS-2020 chromosome 35, ASM1510439v2, whole genome shotgun sequence genomic segment:
- the LOC135208166 gene encoding tigger transposable element-derived protein 1-like produces the protein MVKVLEENAFANIAYAGGSQSSRVQGPRGGYRYHMQKCIRILAETGLIYMAANPRPLKHKNKHLLTVFWMHNAKAWITKVRTSNWFHQSFMPQVKDYLNNLGMEFKVLLVMGNAGGHCGSLLRCSPSCLWTRIIHSSLQRLVKVMDTDNEFSVKDYWHTFTTATCLSVIGQPLNAMKKDTLTACWKLWLECVHDYKGFSPEEIHHSATDKAVQLVRILGGEGFHDNAEDDVGTLTDAHSVPLTDQELEELTKSASE, from the coding sequence ATGGTTAAGGTTCTGGAAGAAAATGCTTTTGCAAACATAGCTTATGCAGGAGGAAGCCAAAGTTCCCGGGTTCAAGGCCCACGAGGGGGTTACCGTTATCATATGCAGAAATGCATCAGGATTCTTGCTGAAACGGGCCTTATATACATGGCTGCCAACCCCAGGCCCCTTAAGCATAAGAATAAACATTTACTGACAGTGTTTTGGATGCATAACgccaaggcctggatcaccaaagtccgTACGTCTAATTGGTTCCATCAGAGTTTCATGCCTCAAGTGAAGGATTACCTCAACAACTTGGGCATGGAGTTCAAAGTACTGTTGGTAATGGGCAATGCTGGTGGCCACTGTGGATCTTTATTACGATGCAGTCCTTCCTGCCTATGGACCAGGATCATTCACAGCTCCCTACAGCGTCTTGTAAAGGTGATGGACACTGACAATGAATTTTCGGTGAAGGACTATTGGCATACATTCACAACTGCCacatgtctgtctgtcattggCCAACCATTGAATGCCATGAAGAAAGACACCCTTACTGCCTGCTGGAAGTTGTGGCTGGAGTGTGTTCATGATTATAAGGGCTTCTCTCCAGAGGAAATTCATCATTCAGCCACTGATAAGGCAGTACAATTGGTGAGAATCCTTGGTGGAGAAGGCTTCCATGACAATGCTGAGGATGACGTCGGCACCCTCACTGATGCCCACTCTGTCCCCCTGACAGACCAGGAATTGGAAGAGCTGACAAAATCTGCCAGCGAGTAA